One window from the genome of Anser cygnoides isolate HZ-2024a breed goose chromosome 8, Taihu_goose_T2T_genome, whole genome shotgun sequence encodes:
- the LOC106033057 gene encoding uncharacterized protein isoform X1: MEGTRGALLRLAAACCLLCALPGEGENTTETSVTTPFLSTTPTSHQLRETSDLSPDTTAVPETSLGKNVTAATLNVTGVTNAEAEDASISATTVAGTEGERLQASATASPADIPVTQHEHHNVSSSDNSSTEIPSPAPTASTLEENQPDREVTEPFSTTEEMDDASSATPTTPLNNVLATTNSCQLGPSDRQTVGPTEARSETRPGTSPVGATEVSTVEPRTSSAPVSTVESTSSATASGTVTARPPVTSSATSIAASPTSTSPPEHPLEPMHEKASVLDVGDDENPELPSSPLADTTRADPLVIAVISVFIVMVGILGLVGFLRYRQHNSRMEFRRLQDLPMDDMMEDTPLSLYSY, encoded by the exons ATGGAGGGGACGCGGGGCGCCCTGCTCCGCCTCGCCGCcgcctgctgcctgctctgcgcCCTGCCAG GAGAAGGAGAGAACACAACAGAGACCTCGGTGACAACACCTTTTCTTAGCACCACACCAACCTCTCATCAGCTCAGGGAAACCTCTGACCTCAGTCCAGACACTACTGCTGTTCCAGAGACAAGTTTGGGGAAAAACGTGACTGCTGCAACACTCAATGTCACTGGAGTCACCAATGCGGAGGCGGAGGATGCCTCTATCTCTGCCACCACCGTGGCAGGAACCGAGGGAGAGAGACTGCAGGCTTCCGCTACTGCCAGCCCCGCAGACATCCCAGTTACGCAACATGAGCACCACAACGTGAGCTCGTCAGAtaacagcagcactgaaatcccctcccctgccccgaCAGCCAGTACTCTGGAAGAAAATCAGCCTGACCGTGAAGTGACGGAGCCTTTCAGCACAACCGAAGAAATGGATGATGCCAGCAGTGCAACCCCAACGACGCCTCTGAACAACGTGCTCG CAACCACCAACAGCTGTCAGCTGGGGCCTTCAGACAGACAGACCGTGGGGCCCACAGAGGCAAGGTCTGAAACCAGGCCAGGAACAAGCCCTGTGGGTGCCACAGAGGTGAGCACCGTGGAGCCCAGAACCTCCTCTGCTCCCGTCTCCACTGTAGAGAGTACATCCTCTGCGACTGCCTCTGGTACTGTCACAGCGAGACCCCCTGTGACCAGCTCCGCCACAAGCATAGCcgccagccccaccagcacatCTCCACCGGAGCACCCCTTAGAGCCCATGCATGAGAAAGCTTCTGTGTTGGATGTTGGTGATGATGAAAACCCAG AGCTACCTAGTTCTCCTTTGGCTGATACAACGAGGGCTGATCCCTTGGTAATCGCAGTGATCTCCGTCTTCATCGTCATGGTGGGCATCCTCGGCCTGGTGGGCTTCCTGCGATACCGCCAGCACAACAGCCGCATGGAGTTCCGGCGCCTCCAGGACCTCCCCATG gATGACATGATGGAGGACACTCCCCTCTCACTCTACAGCTACTAG
- the LOC106033057 gene encoding uncharacterized protein isoform X2, with product MLLRNGEHGHKGEGENTTETSVTTPFLSTTPTSHQLRETSDLSPDTTAVPETSLGKNVTAATLNVTGVTNAEAEDASISATTVAGTEGERLQASATASPADIPVTQHEHHNVSSSDNSSTEIPSPAPTASTLEENQPDREVTEPFSTTEEMDDASSATPTTPLNNVLATTNSCQLGPSDRQTVGPTEARSETRPGTSPVGATEVSTVEPRTSSAPVSTVESTSSATASGTVTARPPVTSSATSIAASPTSTSPPEHPLEPMHEKASVLDVGDDENPELPSSPLADTTRADPLVIAVISVFIVMVGILGLVGFLRYRQHNSRMEFRRLQDLPMDDMMEDTPLSLYSY from the exons ATGCTTCTCCGCAATGGAGAGCATGGGCACAAAG GAGAAGGAGAGAACACAACAGAGACCTCGGTGACAACACCTTTTCTTAGCACCACACCAACCTCTCATCAGCTCAGGGAAACCTCTGACCTCAGTCCAGACACTACTGCTGTTCCAGAGACAAGTTTGGGGAAAAACGTGACTGCTGCAACACTCAATGTCACTGGAGTCACCAATGCGGAGGCGGAGGATGCCTCTATCTCTGCCACCACCGTGGCAGGAACCGAGGGAGAGAGACTGCAGGCTTCCGCTACTGCCAGCCCCGCAGACATCCCAGTTACGCAACATGAGCACCACAACGTGAGCTCGTCAGAtaacagcagcactgaaatcccctcccctgccccgaCAGCCAGTACTCTGGAAGAAAATCAGCCTGACCGTGAAGTGACGGAGCCTTTCAGCACAACCGAAGAAATGGATGATGCCAGCAGTGCAACCCCAACGACGCCTCTGAACAACGTGCTCG CAACCACCAACAGCTGTCAGCTGGGGCCTTCAGACAGACAGACCGTGGGGCCCACAGAGGCAAGGTCTGAAACCAGGCCAGGAACAAGCCCTGTGGGTGCCACAGAGGTGAGCACCGTGGAGCCCAGAACCTCCTCTGCTCCCGTCTCCACTGTAGAGAGTACATCCTCTGCGACTGCCTCTGGTACTGTCACAGCGAGACCCCCTGTGACCAGCTCCGCCACAAGCATAGCcgccagccccaccagcacatCTCCACCGGAGCACCCCTTAGAGCCCATGCATGAGAAAGCTTCTGTGTTGGATGTTGGTGATGATGAAAACCCAG AGCTACCTAGTTCTCCTTTGGCTGATACAACGAGGGCTGATCCCTTGGTAATCGCAGTGATCTCCGTCTTCATCGTCATGGTGGGCATCCTCGGCCTGGTGGGCTTCCTGCGATACCGCCAGCACAACAGCCGCATGGAGTTCCGGCGCCTCCAGGACCTCCCCATG gATGACATGATGGAGGACACTCCCCTCTCACTCTACAGCTACTAG
- the MMACHC gene encoding cyanocobalamin reductase / alkylcobalamin dealkylase, which produces MEGRVAERLRGALGPFGFEVHAFKVGWYNAVLQPAFHLPYPDDTLAFVVLSTPSMFDKALKPFVNKERLKIIRDPVDQCVSHHLSGVKEKFPDQKVDIIFDYEILPSRKPKFLAQTAAHVAGAAYYYQRKDVKLDPWGKKKIYGVCIHPKYGGWFAIRGLLLFPDIQVPFLQQSAPVDCVSTEEKRTELLEQFNFHWQDGCYRDIIEVKERYSEEQKAYFATPPAERFRLLGLTHFTE; this is translated from the exons ATGGAGGGCCGCGTGGCGGAGCGGCTCCGCGGCGCGCTGGGCCCTTTCGGCTTCGAGGTGCACGCCTTCAAG GTTGGATGGTACAATGCTGTTCTCCAGCCGGCCTTTCATCTCCCCTACCCAGATGACACGCTGGCCTTCGTTGTCCTCAGCACGCCTTCGATGTTTGACAAAGCCCTTAAACCTTTTGTGAACAAAGAACGGTTAAAAATAATCCGGGATCCTGTGGATCAGTGTGTTTCTCATCATTTGTCAGGTGTGAAGGAG AAATTCCCTGACCAGAAAGTGGATATCATCTTTGATTATGAGATCCTGCCGAGCCGAAAGCCCAAGTTCTTGGCACAAACAGCTGCCCATGTTGCTGGAGCTGCATATTACTACCAGAGAAAGGATGTGAAGCTTGATCCTTGGGGGAAAAAG aAGATCTATGGCGTGTGTATTCATCCCAAGTATGGCGGTTGGTTTGCTATCCGAGGTCTCCTCCTGTTCCCAGATATTCAGGTCCCATTCCTGCAACAGTCTGCCCCTGTTGACTGTGTGAGCACAGAGGAGAAGAGAACTGAATTGCTGGAGCAGTTCAATTTCCACTGGCAGGACGGCTGCTACAGGGACATAATTGAAGTGAAGGAAAGGTACTCAGAGGAGCAGAAAGCCTACTTTGCCACTCCCCCAGCAGAGAGATTCAGACTGCTAGGGCTGACACATTTCACAGAGTAA